The following proteins are co-located in the Flammeovirga kamogawensis genome:
- the aroC gene encoding chorismate synthase encodes MNTFGKAFRITTFGESHGRAIGVTIDGCPAGVQFDLEEIQNELDRRKPGQSKITTQRKEADSVEVLSGVFEGVTTGTPIGLLIWNQDQRSKDYSHIKDVFRPSHADYTYHAKYGNRDYRGGGRSSARETAARVAGGAVAKQFLNSLGIKFNAYVSEVGDIKVSDDYSTLDFAEVEKNIVRCPDAEKADAMIELIDQVRKDRDTIGGIVSCVISGVPAGLGEPVFDRLNAELGKAMLSINACKGFEYGSGFAGTKLRGSTHNDAFYADDAGKIRTKTNLSGGIQGGISNGEDIYFRTAFKPVATIMVDQDSIDKDGNEATVSGKGRHDPCVVPRAVPIVEAMSALTIADMVIRAKGNRLDQILDK; translated from the coding sequence ATGAATACATTTGGAAAAGCATTTCGAATCACAACTTTTGGCGAATCTCATGGCAGAGCGATCGGTGTAACAATAGATGGTTGTCCTGCGGGCGTACAATTTGACCTTGAGGAAATTCAAAATGAATTGGATAGACGTAAACCAGGTCAATCAAAAATTACAACACAAAGAAAAGAAGCAGATTCTGTAGAAGTTCTTTCAGGAGTTTTTGAAGGAGTTACAACTGGGACACCTATTGGATTACTAATTTGGAATCAAGATCAAAGAAGTAAAGATTATTCTCATATTAAAGATGTATTCAGACCTTCTCATGCTGATTATACTTACCATGCAAAATATGGTAATAGAGATTATAGAGGTGGAGGAAGAAGTTCTGCAAGAGAAACTGCAGCAAGAGTTGCAGGCGGAGCTGTAGCAAAACAGTTTTTAAATAGTTTAGGAATAAAGTTTAATGCTTATGTTTCTGAAGTAGGAGATATAAAAGTATCTGACGATTATTCTACTTTAGATTTTGCAGAAGTAGAAAAAAATATAGTTCGTTGTCCAGATGCTGAAAAGGCAGATGCAATGATAGAATTAATTGATCAAGTAAGAAAAGATAGAGATACCATTGGAGGTATAGTATCTTGTGTTATTTCAGGTGTACCTGCTGGTTTAGGTGAGCCTGTTTTTGATCGTTTAAATGCAGAATTAGGTAAAGCAATGCTAAGTATCAATGCTTGTAAGGGCTTTGAATATGGTAGTGGTTTTGCGGGAACTAAATTAAGAGGTTCTACACATAATGATGCTTTCTATGCTGATGATGCTGGGAAAATTAGAACAAAAACGAACTTATCAGGAGGTATTCAAGGTGGAATATCGAACGGTGAAGATATTTACTTCCGTACTGCATTTAAACCTGTTGCTACAATTATGGTAGATCAGGATTCTATTGATAAGGACGGGAATGAAGCTACAGTATCTGGAAAAGGACGACACGATCCATGTGTAGTTCCAAGAGCAGTTCCGATTGTAGAAGCAATGTCTGCTTTAACAATTGCAGATATGGTAATAAGAGCAAAAGGAAACAGATTAGATCAAATTCTTGATAAATAA
- the rodA gene encoding rod shape-determining protein RodA, whose protein sequence is MRQDTTKKNVDWLTVFLYITMVIVGWLNIYAAVYQPDAPTSIFSLSLNSGKQLMWIGGAAIIATSIMLIDFKFFNTFAYPIFGVTLIALLGVLIIGHSAGGNTSWFKIGFIRIQPSEFAKYALALALARYIDNPTVKIDKPSGLLAALAIIGLPTALVMLQKDTGSAMVFSAFILMLYREGLPDWIMTLGLWAIFLFIMALVLSETIIMISLGLLVVLCISYIVYKKKNKSLILLVTTIGVVSFLFTEGIDYIMYDVMRPHQRKRIEVLVNPNIDPLGVGYQVTQSKIAIGSGGLVGKGFLEGTQTKFNFVPEQSTDFIFCTIGEEHGWIGSLVTIGLFAALIIRLIILAERQKSRFARVYGYSAACIFFIHFMINMGMTIGIFPVIGIPLPFFSYGGSSLWAFTLLLFTFIKLDSHRSQMLSRS, encoded by the coding sequence ATGCGTCAGGATACTACAAAAAAGAACGTCGATTGGCTTACCGTTTTTTTATACATCACAATGGTTATTGTTGGATGGTTAAATATATATGCGGCGGTTTATCAACCTGATGCTCCAACAAGTATTTTTTCTTTAAGCTTAAATTCTGGAAAACAGTTAATGTGGATTGGTGGTGCTGCAATTATTGCAACCTCTATCATGCTAATTGATTTTAAGTTCTTTAATACATTCGCTTACCCAATATTTGGTGTTACATTAATTGCCTTGTTAGGGGTTTTAATTATAGGACACTCTGCAGGAGGTAATACATCTTGGTTTAAAATAGGCTTTATACGTATTCAACCCTCAGAATTTGCAAAATATGCATTGGCATTAGCCTTAGCAAGGTATATAGATAATCCAACAGTTAAAATTGATAAGCCTTCGGGTCTATTGGCAGCCTTAGCAATTATCGGTTTACCTACTGCATTAGTTATGCTGCAAAAAGATACTGGTTCTGCAATGGTTTTTAGTGCCTTTATTCTTATGCTTTATAGAGAGGGATTGCCAGATTGGATTATGACATTAGGACTATGGGCAATATTCTTATTTATAATGGCTTTGGTACTTTCTGAGACTATAATAATGATATCTCTAGGCTTATTAGTGGTGTTATGTATATCATATATTGTTTATAAAAAGAAAAATAAATCTCTCATTTTATTAGTCACTACAATTGGTGTGGTCTCTTTCTTATTTACAGAAGGAATTGACTACATTATGTATGATGTAATGCGCCCCCATCAAAGAAAAAGAATAGAAGTTTTAGTAAACCCAAATATTGATCCTTTAGGTGTTGGTTATCAAGTAACACAATCTAAAATTGCTATTGGTTCTGGAGGATTAGTAGGAAAAGGGTTCTTAGAAGGTACTCAAACTAAGTTTAACTTTGTTCCTGAGCAAAGTACCGATTTTATTTTTTGTACTATTGGAGAAGAGCATGGTTGGATAGGCAGCCTTGTAACGATAGGGTTATTTGCTGCTCTTATTATTAGGTTAATCATTTTGGCAGAAAGGCAGAAATCTAGATTTGCTAGGGTGTACGGTTACAGCGCCGCCTGTATTTTCTTTATTCACTTTATGATTAATATGGGAATGACGATAGGAATATTTCCAGTAATTGGTATTCCCTTACCATTCTTTAGTTATGGAGGATCGTCTCTTTGGGCATTTACACTATTATTATTTACGTTTATCAAACTAGATAGTCATAGATCTCAGATGTTAAGTAGATCTTAG
- the fbaA gene encoding class II fructose-bisphosphate aldolase: MSFNINDIKPGVITGEDVEKVYQYALEKGFALPAVNCVGSNSVNAVMETAAKLKAPVIIQFSNGGASFYAGKGIKGEGQAAAIAGAIAGAKHVHELAEAYGARVILNTDHCAKKLLPWIDGLLDASEEYMKEKGKPLFSSHMIDLSEEPIEENMEISGKYFERMAKLGQTLEIELGITGGEEDGVDNSDVDPSRLYTQPSEVDYAYEKLGAIDHKFLVAAAFGNVHGVYKPGNVKLTPSILDDSQKYIVEKHGTESKKPVKFVFHGGSGSSLEEIREGISYGVIKMNIDTDTQWATWDGIRGYDAKYHDYLQGQIGNPEGADEPNKKYYDPRKWLRVSEESMITRLEKAFEDLNDVNIFED, from the coding sequence ATGTCTTTTAACATTAACGACATTAAACCAGGTGTTATCACTGGTGAGGACGTAGAGAAAGTATATCAGTATGCTCTTGAAAAAGGTTTTGCACTTCCTGCAGTAAACTGTGTTGGTTCTAACTCAGTAAACGCTGTAATGGAAACTGCTGCTAAATTAAAAGCTCCAGTTATTATTCAATTCTCTAACGGTGGTGCTTCATTCTATGCTGGTAAAGGCATTAAAGGTGAAGGTCAAGCTGCTGCAATCGCTGGTGCAATCGCTGGTGCAAAGCATGTTCATGAATTAGCTGAAGCTTATGGTGCTCGTGTAATCTTAAACACTGACCACTGTGCTAAAAAATTACTTCCTTGGATCGACGGTTTATTAGACGCGTCTGAAGAGTACATGAAAGAAAAAGGTAAGCCTTTATTCTCATCTCATATGATTGACCTTTCTGAGGAGCCAATCGAAGAGAACATGGAAATTTCTGGAAAATACTTCGAGCGTATGGCTAAATTAGGTCAAACTCTTGAGATCGAATTAGGTATCACTGGTGGTGAAGAAGATGGTGTTGACAACTCTGACGTTGATCCTTCTCGTCTTTACACTCAACCTTCTGAAGTTGATTACGCTTATGAAAAATTAGGTGCAATTGATCACAAATTCTTAGTAGCTGCAGCTTTCGGTAACGTTCACGGTGTATATAAGCCAGGTAACGTGAAGTTAACTCCATCTATCTTAGATGATTCTCAAAAATATATCGTTGAGAAGCATGGTACTGAATCTAAAAAACCTGTGAAATTTGTATTCCACGGTGGTTCAGGATCATCTTTAGAAGAAATTCGTGAAGGTATTTCTTATGGTGTTATCAAAATGAACATCGATACAGATACTCAATGGGCTACTTGGGATGGTATCCGTGGATACGATGCTAAATACCATGATTATTTACAAGGTCAAATCGGTAACCCAGAAGGTGCTGATGAGCCTAACAAAAAATATTATGATCCTCGTAAATGGTTACGTGTATCTGAAGAGTCTATGATTACTCGTTTAGAGAAAGCATTTGAAGACTTGAATGATGTAAACATCTTCGAAGACTAA
- a CDS encoding class I SAM-dependent methyltransferase gives MEINKVEGWNTFYKSPNAFGKPYPELIHFLKNIQSKKNLLDLGAGQGRTALIAAEIGFKVTAVDYSAEGISIIKNTYANIATEVADIFEYEISQSYQIILLDAVIHCQQEDLEKESQLFNSIENNLQNNGFLLLITHQWDMREDHLIKLFEKKYKSLQFQFNSHIDHLFIPPNQTEESCMEMSFMCFKKININE, from the coding sequence TTGGAAATTAATAAGGTCGAAGGTTGGAATACCTTTTATAAATCACCTAATGCATTTGGAAAACCTTACCCTGAATTGATTCATTTCTTAAAGAATATTCAATCAAAAAAAAACTTATTAGATCTAGGAGCAGGACAAGGAAGAACAGCATTAATTGCAGCAGAAATAGGTTTTAAAGTAACTGCTGTAGATTATTCTGCAGAAGGAATATCTATAATTAAAAATACCTATGCTAATATAGCTACAGAGGTAGCAGATATATTTGAATATGAGATTAGTCAGTCTTATCAAATTATACTTTTAGATGCTGTAATACATTGTCAGCAAGAAGATCTAGAAAAGGAAAGTCAGTTATTTAATTCCATTGAGAACAACTTACAAAATAATGGCTTTTTACTCTTAATTACGCATCAGTGGGATATGAGAGAAGATCACCTAATTAAGCTTTTTGAAAAAAAGTATAAATCATTACAATTCCAATTCAATTCACATATTGATCATTTATTCATACCCCCTAATCAAACAGAAGAAAGTTGTATGGAAATGTCGTTTATGTGTTTTAAAAAAATAAATATAAATGAGTAA
- a CDS encoding SDR family NAD(P)-dependent oxidoreductase translates to MSKTALITGATSGIGKATAELFAENGIDLILCGRRQDRLDQLKKELKEKVNVHTLSFDVRDKEAVFTKIDSLPEEFKVIDILVNNAGNAHGLSPIQDGDVDDWDAMIDINVKGLLYVSKVIINQMKERKAGHIINIGSIAGKDVYPNGNVYNASKFAVNALNEAMRYDLNEFGIRVGAVHPGLVNTEFSEVRFKGDKEKAENVYKGYDPLYAEDIADIIYFMVSRKRHVNIADLVVYPTAQASATIVNKNI, encoded by the coding sequence ATGAGTAAAACAGCATTAATAACAGGAGCAACTTCTGGAATAGGAAAAGCCACCGCAGAATTATTTGCAGAAAATGGTATTGATTTAATTCTTTGCGGAAGAAGACAAGACCGATTAGATCAATTAAAAAAAGAACTTAAAGAAAAGGTTAATGTACATACTTTATCTTTTGATGTAAGAGATAAGGAAGCAGTGTTTACTAAAATAGATTCTTTACCAGAAGAGTTTAAAGTAATAGACATTCTAGTAAATAATGCTGGTAATGCACATGGCCTATCACCTATCCAAGATGGAGATGTTGATGATTGGGATGCAATGATTGATATTAACGTAAAAGGATTATTATATGTCTCTAAAGTTATTATCAATCAGATGAAAGAACGTAAGGCGGGGCATATTATAAATATTGGTTCAATTGCGGGAAAAGATGTTTATCCAAACGGAAATGTTTATAACGCATCAAAATTTGCTGTAAATGCTTTAAATGAAGCTATGCGCTATGATCTTAATGAATTTGGAATTAGAGTTGGAGCTGTTCATCCGGGATTAGTGAATACTGAATTCTCTGAAGTTCGTTTTAAGGGAGATAAAGAAAAGGCAGAGAATGTTTATAAAGGTTACGACCCTTTATATGCAGAAGATATTGCTGATATTATCTATTTTATGGTATCAAGAAAACGTCATGTGAATATTGCAGACCTTGTTGTTTATCCAACTGCACAAGCATCTGCAACAATAGTCAATAAAAATATTTAG
- a CDS encoding patatin-like phospholipase family protein encodes MTNSFCIGQHSFTDSLSEVSHNKGRKTVGLVLSGGGAKGIAHVGVIKVLEENGIPIDYIAGTSMGAIVGGFYAAGYTTDELEAFLRDPQFQVWVSGQIDPADEYYFGKQDKGAEWVNFNIELDSNYDVSWDPTIVKDASLNFALSARLYKASYESHYNFDSLQIPFRCIGSDIFERKAVTIKSGSVERAMRASMAVPLAFRPVKIDGKYLFDGGVYNNIPVDVMKEDFNPDMVIAVNLGAHDMIEEYPYENDDIMVKGNVLKYIIMNNTYPEEIDSLKDVYLGVPVDAFSSADFTPVDTLMSIGYNYAQSQIEFIKEKYGDNPRVEPKKSEFKKLYDPTVEDISFVELSDDLNFGQRVFVRNIIKPNRRKDTSIEHLLERYNMLISNNYFSDIDAYFYYDTLDYKPRLHIDVTPNKKIRVGVGGNIASRNIGQAYLNAQLSVFRKSLKTIRVNAFAGAFYSSIKAEVETMYAKALPFSIGGEYILNRWNYGNAGELIFEPRERLDVYRADNYAGIKASTATGRKSKVTMFGGYFWNTDKYDQVVYLENDSNDISLPIDIIGEEQLSGWTFGATWEMNSLNNPTFPTTGKRLKASAKAILSDNKFKIYVGTPITSDFYNPWEMIQVQYEQYFPFKFFTLGIRGHAVASNYQNSITKSTSLANAPAYYPLFDSRSLFTEGFKGPNFIAGGAKIIKNIVGESVRLQLEGHFFSSNVSYESNNSVDVTVVKHDFFDKDYMDYALSGSLIYSSPIGPISCSVSHYNEEDYNYMFLLNIGFLLYNKKILEE; translated from the coding sequence ATGACCAATTCATTTTGTATTGGGCAGCACTCTTTTACTGATTCTCTTTCAGAAGTCAGTCATAATAAGGGACGAAAAACCGTGGGCCTTGTCTTAAGTGGTGGTGGTGCTAAAGGAATAGCTCACGTTGGAGTAATAAAAGTATTAGAAGAGAACGGTATACCTATTGATTATATCGCTGGTACATCAATGGGGGCAATAGTAGGTGGTTTCTATGCCGCCGGATATACAACAGATGAGTTAGAAGCATTTTTAAGGGACCCTCAATTTCAAGTTTGGGTATCAGGGCAAATTGATCCAGCAGATGAATATTACTTCGGTAAACAGGATAAAGGTGCTGAGTGGGTTAATTTTAATATTGAACTCGATTCAAATTATGATGTTTCTTGGGATCCAACAATCGTAAAAGATGCTTCATTAAATTTTGCATTGTCTGCAAGACTCTACAAGGCATCTTATGAATCACATTATAATTTTGATAGTCTTCAGATTCCATTTAGATGTATAGGCAGTGACATCTTTGAACGAAAGGCGGTTACTATAAAGTCTGGATCTGTAGAAAGAGCAATGAGAGCATCTATGGCTGTACCTCTTGCTTTTAGACCTGTTAAAATTGATGGTAAATACCTATTCGATGGAGGTGTTTACAACAATATCCCTGTCGATGTTATGAAAGAAGACTTCAACCCCGATATGGTTATTGCTGTAAATTTAGGGGCTCATGACATGATTGAAGAGTACCCGTATGAGAATGATGATATAATGGTAAAAGGTAATGTACTTAAATACATTATCATGAATAATACCTACCCAGAAGAAATTGACTCATTAAAAGATGTCTATCTAGGCGTACCTGTTGATGCTTTTTCTTCTGCTGATTTTACTCCTGTTGATACACTAATGAGCATTGGGTACAATTATGCACAATCTCAAATTGAATTCATTAAAGAAAAATACGGAGACAACCCAAGAGTTGAACCAAAAAAATCAGAATTCAAAAAATTATATGACCCTACAGTAGAAGATATTTCTTTTGTTGAATTAAGTGATGACTTAAACTTTGGGCAACGTGTTTTTGTAAGAAACATTATTAAACCAAATAGAAGAAAAGATACTTCAATAGAACATCTTTTGGAACGATATAATATGCTTATATCAAATAATTATTTTAGTGATATTGATGCCTATTTCTATTATGATACTTTAGATTATAAACCTCGATTACATATTGATGTGACTCCTAATAAAAAAATTAGGGTAGGTGTAGGTGGTAATATCGCTTCAAGAAATATCGGTCAAGCTTATTTAAATGCTCAACTAAGTGTATTTAGGAAATCATTAAAAACGATTAGAGTAAATGCATTTGCAGGGGCATTTTATAGTTCTATTAAAGCAGAAGTTGAAACAATGTATGCAAAGGCACTGCCTTTCTCTATAGGCGGAGAATACATTTTAAATAGGTGGAATTATGGTAATGCAGGCGAATTAATTTTTGAACCTAGAGAGCGATTAGATGTATACAGAGCAGATAATTATGCTGGTATCAAAGCAAGTACAGCTACCGGCAGAAAATCTAAAGTTACAATGTTTGGTGGCTATTTCTGGAACACAGACAAATATGATCAAGTAGTATATTTAGAGAATGATTCTAATGATATTTCATTACCTATTGATATTATTGGAGAAGAGCAGCTTTCAGGTTGGACTTTTGGTGCTACATGGGAAATGAATAGTTTAAATAACCCTACTTTTCCAACTACCGGAAAACGCCTAAAAGCTTCTGCAAAAGCTATTTTAAGTGACAATAAATTTAAAATTTATGTAGGTACCCCAATAACAAGTGATTTTTATAATCCTTGGGAAATGATTCAGGTACAATATGAACAATACTTTCCCTTTAAGTTTTTTACTTTAGGTATAAGAGGTCATGCTGTTGCTTCAAACTATCAGAATTCTATTACAAAATCTACTTCTCTAGCAAACGCACCTGCATATTATCCATTGTTTGATTCCAGATCTCTATTTACAGAGGGATTTAAAGGGCCAAACTTTATAGCAGGAGGTGCTAAAATCATCAAAAATATAGTTGGAGAAAGTGTACGGTTACAGCTAGAAGGTCATTTCTTTTCATCTAATGTATCTTATGAAAGTAATAATAGCGTTGACGTAACCGTTGTAAAACATGATTTCTTTGATAAAGATTATATGGACTATGCTCTTTCTGGATCCTTAATTTATAGTAGTCCAATAGGACCAATAAGTTGCTCTGTAAGCCATTATAATGAAGAAGATTATAACTATATGTTTTTACTAAATATTGGTTTCCTTCTCTACAATAAAAAAATTCTTGAAGAATAA
- the accD gene encoding acetyl-CoA carboxylase, carboxyltransferase subunit beta has product MAWFKRKEQGIQTPTSEKKDSPDGLWYKTNQGKIIHMQELRENAYVCPDDEFHVRIGSKEYFEIIFDQNKFEELDANMTSGNPLSFKDSKTYEDRIAASQKKTDLKDACRTAVGKVNGLDLVISCMDFSFIGGSMGSVVGEKIARGIDHALANKMPFLMISKSGGARMMEAGFSLMQMAKTSAKLALLDEAGLPYISLLTDPTTGGVTASYAMLGDLNIAEPGALIGFAGPRVIRETIGKDLPKGFQSAEFLQEQGFVDMIVNRRELKRKLTTILKMLQN; this is encoded by the coding sequence ATGGCTTGGTTCAAAAGAAAGGAACAGGGGATACAAACCCCTACCAGTGAAAAGAAAGATTCACCAGACGGTCTTTGGTATAAAACAAACCAAGGCAAGATCATACATATGCAGGAGTTACGTGAGAATGCCTACGTATGCCCTGATGATGAATTTCATGTCAGAATTGGTTCAAAAGAATATTTTGAAATCATTTTTGATCAAAATAAATTCGAAGAATTAGATGCAAATATGACTTCAGGAAATCCTTTAAGTTTTAAGGATAGCAAAACTTATGAAGATCGTATTGCTGCTAGTCAGAAAAAGACAGACCTAAAAGATGCTTGTAGAACAGCAGTAGGTAAAGTAAACGGCTTAGACTTAGTTATAAGCTGTATGGACTTTAGCTTTATTGGTGGTTCTATGGGTTCTGTTGTAGGTGAGAAAATTGCTAGAGGTATTGATCACGCATTGGCTAATAAAATGCCCTTCCTAATGATCTCTAAATCTGGTGGTGCACGTATGATGGAAGCAGGTTTCTCATTAATGCAAATGGCAAAAACTTCTGCTAAATTAGCATTACTTGATGAAGCAGGTTTACCTTACATCAGTTTATTAACAGATCCAACAACAGGTGGTGTTACAGCATCGTATGCTATGCTAGGCGATTTAAATATTGCTGAACCTGGTGCATTAATTGGTTTTGCAGGTCCTCGTGTAATTCGTGAAACAATCGGTAAAGATTTACCTAAAGGTTTCCAGAGTGCTGAGTTCTTACAAGAGCAAGGCTTTGTGGATATGATTGTTAATAGAAGAGAATTAAAAAGAAAATTAACTACAATTTTGAAGATGCTTCAAAACTAA
- a CDS encoding sugar phosphate nucleotidyltransferase, translating to MKVVIPVAGRGSNLRPLTNTQPKALLPVAGKPVIAHIIDIFIDAGFDDFIIVIGYMGARIESFILDNYKDTKIQFNFVVQIPREGSAHAVFVAHELFKNEKEVVVCLGDSIVNFDAKKMLANPNSVVGIQKVDNPGKVGVAEVIEGNKVKKFVERPTIPKSNLGLVGIYKIVDVPTFIECLDWVIENNITSQNEIVITGAIQRMVEKGAHFDVQEVGNWYDCGAKRSLLEANATLLGRPGFQVTTPDDVKCKNSILIQPVKIGKNTIIKNSIIGPNVVIGEDAIIDNCNLQNSIIGAYTDLKDLLLKNSLVGHDSTLKGIAQSLNLGDHTEINFGN from the coding sequence ATGAAAGTAGTTATTCCAGTTGCGGGTAGAGGTTCTAATTTAAGACCTCTAACAAACACCCAACCAAAAGCCCTATTACCAGTTGCGGGAAAACCTGTTATCGCTCATATTATAGATATATTTATCGATGCAGGTTTTGATGACTTTATAATTGTAATAGGTTATATGGGAGCAAGAATAGAATCTTTCATTCTAGATAATTACAAAGATACAAAAATTCAATTTAATTTTGTAGTACAAATACCTAGAGAAGGCTCTGCTCATGCAGTATTTGTTGCCCATGAGTTATTTAAAAATGAAAAAGAAGTTGTTGTTTGCCTAGGAGATTCAATTGTAAACTTTGATGCAAAGAAGATGTTGGCAAATCCAAATTCTGTGGTTGGTATTCAGAAAGTTGATAATCCTGGTAAAGTAGGAGTGGCAGAAGTAATAGAAGGTAATAAAGTAAAGAAGTTTGTAGAGAGGCCAACCATACCAAAATCTAATTTAGGTTTGGTGGGTATTTATAAAATAGTTGATGTTCCTACTTTTATTGAATGTCTTGATTGGGTGATCGAGAATAATATTACATCTCAGAATGAAATTGTTATTACAGGGGCAATTCAAAGAATGGTGGAAAAAGGAGCTCATTTTGATGTTCAAGAGGTAGGAAATTGGTATGACTGTGGAGCAAAAAGATCTTTATTAGAAGCTAATGCAACATTATTAGGTCGTCCTGGATTCCAAGTCACAACGCCTGATGATGTGAAATGTAAAAACTCTATTCTTATCCAACCGGTAAAGATTGGTAAAAACACAATCATTAAGAATTCAATTATTGGACCTAATGTAGTAATTGGAGAAGATGCTATTATTGATAATTGTAATCTTCAAAATTCAATAATTGGTGCTTATACAGACCTTAAAGATTTATTATTGAAAAACTCTTTGGTCGGGCATGATTCAACACTTAAAGGAATAGCACAGAGTTTAAATTTAGGAGATCATACTGAAATAAATTTTGGAAATTAA
- a CDS encoding STAS domain-containing protein — protein MEYSFFIYDQIINIKLKGDYLGLPKEKILIRDAKIFTKSGNIDFVVDASEVNHMNSGGLSMLVRLYTDISQHNGKMLIISPPEQLTKLLKITKLDKVFQTVTRRGEAMQLLRLNRS, from the coding sequence ATGGAATACAGCTTCTTTATTTATGATCAAATTATAAATATTAAGTTAAAAGGAGATTATTTAGGATTACCTAAAGAAAAAATTTTAATTCGAGATGCAAAAATTTTCACGAAGTCTGGTAATATTGATTTTGTAGTGGATGCATCAGAGGTTAATCACATGAACAGTGGTGGGTTAAGTATGCTTGTGCGATTGTATACTGACATTTCTCAACATAATGGAAAAATGTTAATAATTTCACCGCCAGAACAGCTAACAAAGTTGTTAAAGATCACGAAACTAGATAAGGTATTCCAAACAGTAACTAGACGTGGAGAAGCAATGCAATTACTAAGGTTAAACCGTAGTTAA
- a CDS encoding adenylosuccinate synthase yields MDILLGMQWGDEGKGKVVDVLAPKYDVVARFQGGPNAGHTLEFDGKKFVLHQIPSGVFQEGTANIIGNGVVLDIRIFREEIEKLEAAGFSIREKILLSKKTHLIIPTHRLLDAAYEKSKGDQKIGSTLKGIGPTYQDKSARVGLRTGDLFAENFQEKYDALKAKHIEILNFYKFDFTEQLPAMEEEFFSAIEFLKKLTFVNSEYFVNDALKAGKKVLAEGAQGSLLDVDFGSYPFVTSSTTFAAGASTGLGVAPNAQKNIFGIFKAYCTRVGSGPFPTELFDQVGEDLQNLGHEFGATTGRQRRCGWLDLPILKYAVMLNGATELFMMKADVMNTFKEIKICTEYVLKDGTTTTEVPYDLEDIKEPVYTTLKGWNQEVDVKLPFEQLPTELLEYVKFIEDYIGVPITMVSMGPDREETIMK; encoded by the coding sequence ATGGATATTCTTTTAGGTATGCAGTGGGGAGATGAAGGAAAAGGCAAAGTTGTCGATGTCCTTGCTCCAAAGTATGATGTTGTTGCACGTTTCCAAGGTGGACCCAACGCAGGACATACTTTAGAATTCGATGGTAAGAAGTTTGTACTTCACCAAATTCCTTCAGGTGTTTTCCAAGAGGGGACAGCTAATATTATTGGTAATGGTGTAGTACTTGACATTCGTATTTTCCGCGAAGAAATTGAGAAATTAGAAGCAGCTGGTTTTTCAATTAGAGAAAAAATACTACTTTCTAAGAAAACACACTTAATTATTCCTACTCATAGATTGCTTGACGCTGCCTATGAAAAGAGTAAAGGTGATCAGAAAATTGGTTCTACTTTAAAAGGAATTGGACCTACTTACCAAGATAAGTCTGCACGTGTAGGTTTAAGAACTGGTGATTTGTTTGCTGAAAACTTCCAAGAAAAGTACGACGCATTAAAAGCTAAACACATTGAAATCTTAAACTTCTATAAGTTCGATTTCACTGAGCAATTACCTGCAATGGAAGAAGAATTCTTTAGTGCTATTGAGTTCTTAAAGAAACTTACTTTCGTAAATAGCGAATACTTTGTAAACGATGCTTTAAAAGCTGGGAAAAAAGTATTAGCTGAAGGTGCTCAAGGTTCTTTACTTGATGTAGATTTTGGTTCATATCCATTTGTAACAAGTTCTACTACTTTTGCTGCAGGTGCTTCTACTGGTTTAGGTGTTGCTCCAAATGCACAAAAGAATATCTTTGGTATCTTTAAAGCTTACTGTACTCGTGTAGGTTCAGGTCCTTTCCCAACAGAACTTTTTGATCAAGTTGGAGAAGACTTACAAAACTTAGGTCACGAATTTGGTGCTACTACAGGTCGTCAAAGAAGATGTGGTTGGTTAGATCTTCCTATCTTAAAATATGCGGTGATGCTTAACGGTGCTACTGAATTATTTATGATGAAGGCAGATGTAATGAATACTTTCAAAGAGATCAAAATCTGTACTGAATATGTTCTAAAAGACGGTACTACAACAACTGAAGTACCTTACGATTTAGAAGATATTAAAGAGCCAGTTTATACTACTTTAAAAGGATGGAATCAAGAAGTGGATGTAAAACTTCCATTTGAACAACTTCCTACAGAGCTTTTAGAGTATGTAAAATTCATTGAAGATTACATTGGTGTTCCTATCACAATGGTTTCTATGGGACCAGACAGAGAGGAAACTATTATGAAGTAA